Proteins from one Microbacterium sp. Root553 genomic window:
- a CDS encoding cupin domain-containing protein, whose product MSGSSFPGGTSLSHLDVYADAAPDGICGGSPHMHLVSTEAYVVISGQGALQTIDADGFRETALSAGSVVWFTPGTVHRAVNHGGLRVVVLMSNAGLPEAGDAVMTFPAEVVADQEAYAAAASLGGESGRAARASARRDLAVTGFEALRDAVVAGDHAALDDFHAAAGALVRDRAEAWSDLVRARPLAQAEQSLALAAAVASGSVAHLADARVHQAVPSVGDRGYGMCGRLRTYDVTDDDMTDGAATDEENDR is encoded by the coding sequence GTGAGCGGGTCGTCGTTCCCCGGCGGCACGTCACTGTCGCATCTGGACGTCTATGCGGATGCGGCGCCCGACGGCATCTGCGGCGGGAGCCCGCACATGCACCTCGTCTCGACCGAGGCCTACGTGGTGATATCTGGGCAGGGCGCGCTGCAGACGATCGACGCGGACGGCTTTCGAGAGACCGCGCTGTCGGCGGGATCCGTCGTCTGGTTCACCCCGGGAACCGTCCATCGCGCCGTGAACCACGGCGGCCTTCGCGTCGTCGTGCTGATGAGCAACGCGGGACTGCCCGAGGCGGGGGACGCCGTGATGACCTTCCCCGCAGAGGTCGTGGCAGACCAGGAGGCCTACGCGGCGGCGGCGTCCCTCGGAGGCGAGAGCGGCAGAGCCGCGCGCGCGTCCGCACGTCGGGACCTCGCCGTGACCGGGTTCGAGGCCCTGCGGGATGCGGTCGTCGCGGGCGATCATGCGGCGCTCGACGACTTCCATGCCGCCGCGGGTGCGTTGGTGCGCGATCGTGCCGAGGCGTGGAGCGACCTCGTGCGCGCACGTCCGCTGGCGCAGGCCGAGCAGTCGCTCGCGCTCGCCGCAGCCGTCGCGTCCGGCTCGGTGGCGCACCTCGCCGACGCCCGCGTGCACCAGGCCGTACCCTCGGTGGGGGATCGCGGATACGGCATGTGCGGCCGCCTGCGCACCTACGACGTGACAGATGACGACATGACCGACGGCGCCGCGACCGACGAGGAGAACGACCGATGA
- a CDS encoding Gfo/Idh/MocA family protein, with translation MLRIGIIGTGGIADAHIEAYRAFPESCEIVALADVVPGRAEGKAVAFGLTEVAAFDDPLAMISSGLVDLVSIATPPSTHASLAIAALDAGLHVLVEKPMAPSLEECDAMLAAQERSGTVLSVVAQNRFRDDLATLKDVVDSGLLGSISHVRVDSAWWRGLPYYDLWWRGTWEKEGGGCTLNHAIHHIDLLLWLLGSPTEITAMLANAQHENAEVEDLSVAIFRYDRGLAQLTSSVVHHGQEQAIVIQGAHARVSQPFSVVAERSRPDGFPEPGGDPDVVSRIEALVAARTPLAHLGHEGQIGDLLAAVREGRAPVSTGQDGRNAVEVVTAIYKAGFEREFVALPIAASDPYYRAGRLVANAPHFFEKKASLIEAAS, from the coding sequence ATGCTCAGGATCGGCATCATCGGGACCGGCGGCATCGCGGACGCCCACATCGAGGCGTACCGCGCGTTCCCCGAGTCCTGCGAGATCGTGGCGCTGGCCGACGTCGTGCCGGGCAGAGCCGAGGGTAAGGCCGTCGCCTTCGGCCTCACCGAGGTCGCGGCGTTCGATGACCCGCTCGCGATGATCTCGTCGGGTCTGGTCGACCTCGTGAGCATCGCGACGCCGCCGTCGACGCACGCGTCTCTGGCGATCGCGGCGCTCGATGCCGGCCTCCATGTGCTGGTCGAGAAGCCCATGGCACCCTCGCTTGAGGAGTGCGATGCGATGCTCGCGGCGCAGGAACGCTCAGGAACGGTGCTCTCCGTCGTCGCGCAGAACCGCTTCCGTGACGACCTCGCGACCCTCAAAGACGTCGTCGACTCGGGTCTGCTCGGATCGATCTCCCACGTCCGCGTCGACTCGGCCTGGTGGCGGGGGCTGCCCTACTACGACCTCTGGTGGCGCGGCACGTGGGAGAAGGAGGGCGGCGGATGCACGCTCAACCACGCCATCCACCACATCGACCTGCTGCTGTGGCTGCTGGGCAGCCCCACCGAGATCACCGCGATGCTCGCGAACGCGCAGCACGAGAATGCCGAGGTCGAGGATCTGTCGGTCGCGATCTTCCGTTATGACCGCGGGCTCGCGCAGCTGACCAGCTCGGTCGTGCACCACGGTCAGGAACAGGCGATAGTGATCCAGGGCGCGCACGCGCGAGTGTCCCAGCCGTTCTCGGTGGTCGCGGAGCGATCCCGCCCTGACGGCTTCCCGGAACCGGGCGGTGATCCTGACGTCGTGTCCCGCATCGAGGCGCTCGTCGCCGCACGCACACCACTTGCCCACCTCGGGCACGAAGGGCAGATCGGCGATCTGCTCGCCGCCGTCCGCGAGGGACGCGCGCCGGTCTCCACGGGCCAGGACGGGCGCAACGCGGTGGAAGTCGTGACGGCGATCTACAAGGCGGGCTTCGAGCGCGAGTTCGTGGCGCTGCCGATCGCGGCATCCGACCCGTACTACCGGGCGGGCCGGCTCGTCGCGAACGCGCCGCACTTCTTCGAGAAGAAGGCCTCGCTGATCGAGGCCGCGTCGTGA
- a CDS encoding LacI family DNA-binding transcriptional regulator: MDRRPTSHDVAHRAGVSQSTVSMVFTGRSGISEATRDKVLRAAAELHYRPNLAARSMRTQRTGRLAVVVPIATMNPLTLLSGAIAAARDEGYVVEVVSLPDDAEEREGRLSELVDSGQYEGVLAFTPLPFTDTTGGGPIVLSVGEFDDAMHMTGEFTDSRPITEMIERLATQGHRRFIHLAGAPDFPSARARRDAYLETIDRLGLESLGVTAGDWSGEAGEEAIDALPDDAPPLAVIAANDVIATGAIRAATRRGWRLPHEVAVTGWDDHHQSAFLVPSLTSVAQDRERLGAYSMHRLVAAVRRGEPPVKPDGLLTIVWRESTESPQRLP; encoded by the coding sequence ATGGATCGGCGACCGACCAGCCACGACGTCGCGCATCGCGCCGGGGTCTCGCAATCGACGGTGTCGATGGTGTTCACCGGCCGCTCGGGCATCTCCGAAGCAACCCGCGACAAGGTGCTGCGGGCCGCGGCCGAGCTCCACTACCGGCCGAACCTCGCCGCCCGATCGATGCGCACCCAGCGCACCGGCCGCCTCGCCGTCGTCGTGCCGATCGCCACGATGAACCCGCTGACTCTGCTCTCAGGCGCGATCGCCGCCGCCCGAGACGAGGGCTATGTGGTCGAGGTCGTCAGCCTGCCCGATGACGCTGAGGAACGCGAGGGGCGATTGTCCGAGCTCGTCGACTCCGGGCAGTACGAAGGGGTTCTCGCTTTCACACCGCTGCCCTTCACCGACACCACCGGAGGTGGGCCGATCGTGCTCTCGGTCGGAGAGTTCGACGACGCGATGCACATGACCGGCGAGTTCACCGACTCGCGTCCGATCACCGAGATGATCGAGCGGCTGGCGACCCAGGGCCACCGCCGGTTCATCCATCTCGCCGGGGCCCCGGACTTCCCCTCCGCACGAGCGCGCCGGGACGCCTATCTCGAGACGATCGATCGGCTCGGGCTCGAGTCCCTCGGGGTGACCGCAGGCGACTGGAGCGGCGAGGCCGGCGAGGAGGCGATCGACGCATTGCCCGATGACGCTCCCCCGCTCGCGGTGATCGCCGCGAACGATGTCATCGCCACCGGCGCGATCAGAGCAGCCACCCGGCGCGGATGGCGACTGCCGCACGAGGTCGCCGTGACCGGGTGGGACGACCATCACCAGAGCGCCTTCCTCGTGCCCTCGCTCACGAGCGTCGCGCAGGACCGGGAGCGCCTCGGCGCCTACTCGATGCACCGGCTCGTGGCTGCCGTTCGGCGCGGCGAGCCACCCGTGAAACCGGACGGCCTGCTCACCATCGTGTGGCGCGAGTCGACCGAGTCCCCCCAACGACTACCGTGA
- a CDS encoding NAD(P)-dependent oxidoreductase: MKILIPNTIDLPVTADVEVVVYDIDAVIPTEHRDAEVLVVWHNSSAWLQDAARMLPRLRLVQALASGADAVLNAGFADGVSICSGRSLHDGPVAEHTLALILGAVRRLDRLRDAQREHHWDDDFNDVQSAPDTQASYTLAGARVTIWGFGSIASTLAPLLTALGAEVQGIARTAGTRSGVEVHADADATAVLADTDVLVSILPATAETTDLLSADVFHALKPGAVFVNVGRGATVDETALIAALESGQLRSAAIDVAKAEPLPASDPLWEAPNLLLTPHVAGNRPVGAADLVDENIARLQAGDDLVNQVHP; the protein is encoded by the coding sequence ATGAAGATCCTGATCCCGAACACCATCGACCTGCCGGTGACCGCCGACGTCGAGGTCGTCGTCTACGACATCGACGCGGTCATCCCGACGGAGCATCGCGATGCCGAGGTGCTGGTCGTCTGGCACAACTCGTCGGCCTGGCTGCAGGATGCCGCTCGCATGCTCCCGCGACTGCGGCTCGTGCAGGCGCTCGCCTCCGGCGCGGACGCGGTGCTGAACGCCGGATTCGCCGACGGGGTGAGCATCTGCTCCGGACGCTCGCTGCACGACGGCCCGGTCGCCGAGCACACCCTGGCACTGATCCTCGGCGCCGTGCGGCGCCTCGACCGGCTGCGCGACGCGCAGCGCGAGCACCACTGGGACGACGATTTCAACGACGTCCAGAGCGCGCCCGACACGCAGGCGTCGTACACGCTCGCCGGCGCGCGTGTCACGATCTGGGGGTTCGGATCGATCGCCTCGACCCTCGCTCCCCTCCTCACGGCGCTGGGCGCCGAGGTGCAGGGCATCGCCCGCACGGCGGGCACCCGCTCGGGCGTCGAGGTGCACGCGGATGCCGATGCGACGGCGGTCCTCGCCGACACCGACGTGCTGGTATCGATCCTGCCCGCCACGGCGGAGACCACCGACCTGCTCAGTGCCGATGTCTTCCACGCGCTGAAGCCGGGCGCCGTGTTCGTGAACGTCGGGCGCGGGGCGACGGTCGACGAGACCGCCCTCATCGCCGCCCTCGAGTCGGGGCAGCTGCGGTCGGCGGCGATCGACGTCGCGAAGGCCGAGCCGCTGCCGGCATCCGATCCGCTGTGGGAGGCGCCGAACCTCCTGCTCACCCCGCACGTCGCCGGCAACCGCCCGGTCGGCGCCGCGGACCTGGTCGATGAGAACATCGCCCGACTGCAGGCGGGTGACGACCTCGTCAATCAGGTGCACCCCTGA
- a CDS encoding TetR/AcrR family transcriptional regulator, producing the protein MTDPTPRSSGPRGSYAKGIARRQEILDKSIEVFARRGAKKTSLRAIAQEVGVTHAALTHYFGSLEDLLVAVYREHERRSDSEHPETPADVSPALMMRVSAEENRSIPGLIQLYSTLVATALEEEGSPAHEFATQRFGRLRIELTDRVRLLQSTGQLRDDLDPALVAALVIAASDGLQTQWLLEPSVDHEAALEMLDNLLAGDRRR; encoded by the coding sequence ATGACCGATCCGACACCCCGATCGTCGGGACCGCGAGGGAGCTACGCGAAGGGCATCGCGCGGCGTCAGGAGATCCTCGACAAGTCGATCGAGGTGTTTGCGAGACGCGGGGCGAAGAAGACCAGCCTGCGCGCTATCGCTCAGGAGGTCGGCGTGACGCACGCCGCCCTCACGCACTACTTCGGCTCTCTCGAAGACCTGCTCGTGGCCGTCTACCGCGAGCACGAGCGCCGCTCCGACTCCGAGCATCCCGAGACGCCGGCGGATGTGAGCCCTGCGCTGATGATGCGCGTCTCCGCCGAGGAGAACCGCAGCATCCCCGGCCTGATCCAGCTGTACTCCACGCTCGTCGCCACAGCACTCGAGGAGGAGGGCTCCCCGGCCCACGAGTTCGCGACCCAGCGATTCGGTCGACTCCGCATCGAGCTCACCGACCGGGTGCGTCTGCTGCAGTCCACCGGGCAGCTGCGCGACGACCTCGACCCCGCGCTCGTCGCGGCCCTCGTCATCGCGGCCTCCGACGGGCTGCAGACGCAATGGCTCCTCGAGCCGTCGGTCGACCATGAGGCCGCTCTCGAGATGCTCGACAACCTGCTCGCCGGCGACCGGCGCCGATAG
- a CDS encoding Gfo/Idh/MocA family protein — protein sequence MSAVGIGIIGLGVISDTYLENLSSFPDVEVLVVGDLLVDRAEAQAAKYGVPSFGTADDVLAHPGVDLVINLTIPAVHIEVSRAAIAAGKHVWTEKPLGLDRDGAAELLGEADAAGLRIGSAPDTLLGPGFQAARRAIESGVIGRPLFAQTTFQTQGPDLWHPSPAFLFAEGAGPLLDMGPYYFSALVSLLGPVDHVAAVGTKAREEREIHTGPNAGTMFPVEVPSTIQIVTAFEGGAQSQTLLSFDSALERHGIVEIHGTEGTIVLPDPNQFAGRIAYVKPLGVIRDGMSFEQEWIEIEHDDVVVGRGIGALDMVRAIAEGRPHVASGELGFHVLDTLLSAQEAAATGQAVVVESTVAPVPLLPEGFDPFAATL from the coding sequence ATGAGCGCGGTCGGCATCGGCATCATCGGCCTCGGTGTCATCAGCGACACCTACCTCGAGAACCTGTCGTCGTTCCCCGACGTCGAGGTGCTCGTCGTCGGCGACCTGCTGGTCGACCGCGCCGAGGCGCAGGCGGCGAAGTACGGGGTGCCGTCGTTCGGCACCGCCGACGACGTCCTCGCTCACCCCGGCGTCGATCTGGTCATCAACCTGACGATCCCCGCCGTGCACATCGAGGTCTCCCGCGCCGCGATCGCCGCAGGCAAGCACGTCTGGACGGAGAAGCCCCTCGGGCTCGACCGCGACGGCGCTGCCGAGCTGCTCGGTGAGGCCGACGCCGCGGGCCTGCGGATCGGCTCCGCCCCCGACACGCTGCTCGGACCGGGCTTCCAGGCCGCTCGTCGTGCGATCGAGAGCGGAGTCATCGGCCGCCCGCTGTTCGCCCAGACCACGTTCCAGACCCAAGGGCCCGATCTGTGGCACCCGAGTCCTGCCTTCCTCTTCGCGGAGGGTGCGGGGCCGCTGCTCGACATGGGGCCGTACTACTTCTCGGCCCTGGTGAGCCTTCTCGGACCGGTCGACCACGTCGCCGCGGTCGGCACGAAGGCGCGCGAGGAGCGCGAGATCCACACCGGACCCAACGCAGGGACCATGTTCCCGGTCGAGGTGCCGTCGACGATCCAGATCGTCACCGCCTTCGAGGGCGGTGCGCAGTCGCAGACGCTGCTGAGCTTCGACTCCGCGCTCGAGCGCCACGGCATCGTCGAGATCCACGGCACCGAGGGCACGATCGTGCTCCCCGACCCGAACCAGTTCGCCGGTCGCATCGCGTACGTCAAGCCGCTCGGTGTGATCCGTGACGGCATGTCGTTCGAGCAGGAGTGGATCGAGATCGAGCACGACGACGTCGTGGTCGGCCGCGGCATCGGCGCGCTCGACATGGTGCGGGCGATCGCCGAGGGGCGTCCGCACGTCGCCTCCGGTGAGCTCGGCTTCCACGTGCTCGACACCCTGCTCTCCGCACAGGAAGCGGCGGCGACCGGTCAGGCTGTCGTCGTCGAGAGCACGGTCGCTCCGGTGCCGCTGCTCCCCGAGGGCTTCGACCCGTTCGCGGCGACGCTCTGA